Proteins encoded in a region of the Eschrichtius robustus isolate mEscRob2 chromosome 16, mEscRob2.pri, whole genome shotgun sequence genome:
- the KCTD7 gene encoding BTB/POZ domain-containing protein KCTD7 gives MVVVTGREPDSRRPDGAMSSSDAEDDFLEPATPTATQAGHALPLLPQEFPEVVPLNIGGAHFTTRLSTLRRYEDTMLAAMFSGRHYIPTDAEGRYFIDRDGAHFGDVLNFLRSGDLPPRERVRAVYKEAQYYAIGPLLEQLENMQPLKGEKVRQAFLGLMPYYKDHLERIVEIARLRAVQRKARFAKLKVCVFKEEMPITPYECPLLSSLRFERSESDGQLFEHHCEVDVSFGPWEAVADVYDLLHCLVTDLSAQGLTVDHQCIGVCDKHLINHYYCKRPIYEFKITWW, from the exons ATGGTGGTAGTCACGGGGCGGGAGCCAGACAGCCGTCGCCCGGACGGTGCCATGTCCAGCTCCGACGCCGAAGACGACTTCCTGGAGCCGGCCACCCCGACAGCCACGCAGGCGGGGCACGCACTGCCTCTCCTGCCGCAGGAG TTCCCTGAGGTTGTCCCCCTTAACATCGGAGGGGCTCACTTCACCACACGCCTGTCCACCTTGCGGCGCTACGAGGACACCATGCTGGCGGCCATGTTCAGCGGGCGGCACTACATCCCCACGGATGCCGAGGGCCGCTACTTCATTGATCGGGACGGTGCGCACTTCGG AGATGTGCTGAATTTCCTGCGCTCGGGGGACCTGCCGCCCCGGGAGCGCGTGCGGGCCGTGTACAAAGAGGCCCAGTACTATGCCATCGGGCCCCTCCTGGAGCAGCTGGAGAACATGCAGCCACTGAAGGGGGAGAAAGTGCGCCAGGCGTTTCTGGGACTCATGCCCTATTACAAAG ACCATTTGGAGCGGATTGTGGAGATTGCCCGACTGCGCGCTGTCCAGCGGAAGGCCCGCTTTGCCAAGCTCAAGGTCTGTGTCTTCAAGGAGGAGATGCCCATCACCCCCTACGAGTGTCCGCTTCTCAGCTCCCTGCGCTTCGAGCGGAGCGAGAGTGACGGGCAGCTCTTCGAGCACCACTGCGAAGTGGATGTGTCCTTTGGGCCCTGGGAGGCCGTGGCTGATGTTTATGACCTGCTGCACTGCCTGGTCACGGACCTCTCGGCCCAGGGCCTCACCGTGGACCACCAGTGCATCGGGGTGTGTGACAAGCACCTCATCAACCACTACTACTGCAAGCGCCCCATCTATGAGTTCAAGATCACGTGGTGGTGA